One genomic region from Enoplosus armatus isolate fEnoArm2 chromosome 17, fEnoArm2.hap1, whole genome shotgun sequence encodes:
- the LOC139300034 gene encoding hydroxyacylglutathione hydrolase, mitochondrial-like isoform X4 produces the protein MKVELLPALSDNYMYLLIDVDSREAAIVDPVEPIKVVEAVRKHGVKLTTVLTTHHHWDHASGNEKMVRLMPGLKVYGGDDRVDAITKKVSHSNNFKLGSLNVKCLFTPCHTTGHICYYVTKENSTEPPAVFTGDTLFVAGCGKFFEGTAEQMHKALIEILGRLPPETEKCSDGEPTIPSTLADEFTYNPFMRVKEKSVQDHVKQTDPIETMRCLRKEKDGFRVPKE, from the exons ATGAAGGTTGAACTTCTCCCAGCACTCAGTGACAACTACATGTACCTCCTGATTGATGTGGACTCCAGAGAAGCAGCTATTGTAGACCCCGTGGAGCCAATAAAG GTTGTGGAAGCTGTCAGGAAACATGGCGTAAAGCTCACCACAGTTCTGACCACTCATCACCACTG GGATCACGCTAGTGGAAATGAGAAGATGGTGAGGCTGATGCCAGGACTGAAGGTCTATGGAGGAGATGACCGAGTTGATGCTATTACAAAGAAAGTTTCTCATTCCAACAATTTCAAA CTTGGATCACTCAATGTCAAATGCCTGTTTACACCCTGTCACACGACTGGTCACATCTGCTACTatgtgacaaaagaaaacagcaccGAGCCaccagctgttttcacag GGGACACGCTGTTTGTGGCCGGTTGTGGTAAATTCTTCGAAGGTACAGCAGAGCAGATGCACAAAGCCTTGATAGAAATTCTGGGACGCCTGCCTCCTGAAACA gAGAAATGCAGCGATGGAGAACCGACCATCCCGTCCACTTTGGCAGATGAATTCACATATAACCCATTTATGAGAGTAAA aGAGAAGTCCGTGCAAGACCACGTAAAGCAGACAGACCCGATTGAAACCATGAGATGTCTTCGCAAGGAAAAAGACGGCTTCCGGGTGCCGAAAGAGTGA
- the LOC139300034 gene encoding hydroxyacylglutathione hydrolase, mitochondrial-like isoform X3, which translates to MKVELLPALSDNYMYLLIDVDSREAAIVDPVEPIKVVEAVRKHGVKLTTVLTTHHHWDHASGNEKMVRLMPGLKVYGGDDRVDAITKKVSHSNNFKLGSLNVKCLFTPCHTTGHICYYVTKENSTEPPAVFTGDTLFVAGCGKFFEGTAEQMHKALIEILGRLPPETRVYCGHEYTVSNLKFARHVEPDNEVIQKKLAWAKEKCSDGEPTIPSTLADEFTYNPFMRVKEKSVQDHVKQTDPIETMRCLRKEKDGFRVPKE; encoded by the exons ATGAAGGTTGAACTTCTCCCAGCACTCAGTGACAACTACATGTACCTCCTGATTGATGTGGACTCCAGAGAAGCAGCTATTGTAGACCCCGTGGAGCCAATAAAG GTTGTGGAAGCTGTCAGGAAACATGGCGTAAAGCTCACCACAGTTCTGACCACTCATCACCACTG GGATCACGCTAGTGGAAATGAGAAGATGGTGAGGCTGATGCCAGGACTGAAGGTCTATGGAGGAGATGACCGAGTTGATGCTATTACAAAGAAAGTTTCTCATTCCAACAATTTCAAA CTTGGATCACTCAATGTCAAATGCCTGTTTACACCCTGTCACACGACTGGTCACATCTGCTACTatgtgacaaaagaaaacagcaccGAGCCaccagctgttttcacag GGGACACGCTGTTTGTGGCCGGTTGTGGTAAATTCTTCGAAGGTACAGCAGAGCAGATGCACAAAGCCTTGATAGAAATTCTGGGACGCCTGCCTCCTGAAACA cgtGTTTACTGCGGTCACGAGTACACTGTCAGCAATCTGAAATTTGCACGTCATGTGGAGCCAGACAATGAAGTCATTCAGAAGAAGCTAGCATGGGCGAAG gAGAAATGCAGCGATGGAGAACCGACCATCCCGTCCACTTTGGCAGATGAATTCACATATAACCCATTTATGAGAGTAAA aGAGAAGTCCGTGCAAGACCACGTAAAGCAGACAGACCCGATTGAAACCATGAGATGTCTTCGCAAGGAAAAAGACGGCTTCCGGGTGCCGAAAGAGTGA
- the LOC139300034 gene encoding hydroxyacylglutathione hydrolase, mitochondrial-like isoform X1, with translation MLFKSLVGSACTLLGAATAFKFAPVEVKTQAAALLHSSVRKSSLVEQANMKVELLPALSDNYMYLLIDVDSREAAIVDPVEPIKVVEAVRKHGVKLTTVLTTHHHWDHASGNEKMVRLMPGLKVYGGDDRVDAITKKVSHSNNFKLGSLNVKCLFTPCHTTGHICYYVTKENSTEPPAVFTGDTLFVAGCGKFFEGTAEQMHKALIEILGRLPPETRVYCGHEYTVSNLKFARHVEPDNEVIQKKLAWAKEKCSDGEPTIPSTLADEFTYNPFMRVKEKSVQDHVKQTDPIETMRCLRKEKDGFRVPKE, from the exons atgtTATTCAAGTCACTCGTAGGGAGTGCCTGCACTCTACTTGGAGCTGCAACAGCCTTCAAATTTG CACCTGTGGAAGTCAAGACCCAAGCAGCTGCTCTCCTTCACAGCTCAGTGAGGAAATCCTCTCTGGTGGAACAAGCAAATATGAAGGTTGAACTTCTCCCAGCACTCAGTGACAACTACATGTACCTCCTGATTGATGTGGACTCCAGAGAAGCAGCTATTGTAGACCCCGTGGAGCCAATAAAG GTTGTGGAAGCTGTCAGGAAACATGGCGTAAAGCTCACCACAGTTCTGACCACTCATCACCACTG GGATCACGCTAGTGGAAATGAGAAGATGGTGAGGCTGATGCCAGGACTGAAGGTCTATGGAGGAGATGACCGAGTTGATGCTATTACAAAGAAAGTTTCTCATTCCAACAATTTCAAA CTTGGATCACTCAATGTCAAATGCCTGTTTACACCCTGTCACACGACTGGTCACATCTGCTACTatgtgacaaaagaaaacagcaccGAGCCaccagctgttttcacag GGGACACGCTGTTTGTGGCCGGTTGTGGTAAATTCTTCGAAGGTACAGCAGAGCAGATGCACAAAGCCTTGATAGAAATTCTGGGACGCCTGCCTCCTGAAACA cgtGTTTACTGCGGTCACGAGTACACTGTCAGCAATCTGAAATTTGCACGTCATGTGGAGCCAGACAATGAAGTCATTCAGAAGAAGCTAGCATGGGCGAAG gAGAAATGCAGCGATGGAGAACCGACCATCCCGTCCACTTTGGCAGATGAATTCACATATAACCCATTTATGAGAGTAAA aGAGAAGTCCGTGCAAGACCACGTAAAGCAGACAGACCCGATTGAAACCATGAGATGTCTTCGCAAGGAAAAAGACGGCTTCCGGGTGCCGAAAGAGTGA
- the fahd1 gene encoding LOW QUALITY PROTEIN: oxaloacetate tautomerase FAHD1, mitochondrial (The sequence of the model RefSeq protein was modified relative to this genomic sequence to represent the inferred CDS: deleted 1 base in 1 codon), whose amino-acid sequence MSSQACRRLIICFRNLTVGQSVVHLVLTASKRLKPSDFSTMTARNISKFWEWGRKIICVGRNYADHAKELKNAIPTEPVLFLKTPSAYVREGSPILVPLYTSNLHHEVELGVVIGKGGTAIPQSAAMEHVAGYALCLDMTARDIQDECKSKGLPWTLAKAFNTSCPVSEFIPKERIPDPGNVKLWLKVNDQLRQSGCTSQMIFSILYLISYISDFITLEEGDLILTGTPKGVSAVQEHDELQAGIEDVVTMSFRVDRRDQ is encoded by the exons ATGTCCTCTCAGGCTTGCCGTAGGTTAATAATATGC TTCAGGAACCTGACTGTCGGTCAAAGTGTAGTTCACCTGGTGCTGACCGCCTCAAAGCGGCTGAAACCTTCAGATTTCTCCACAATGACAGCTCGTAATATATCGAAATTTTGGGAATGGGGGAGGAAGATAATTTGCGTCGGGAGAAATTATGCAGACCACGCCAAAGAGCTGAAAAACGCGATTCCTACAGAGCCCGTACTGTTCCTGAAGACACCGTCAGCATATGTACGAGAGGGCTCCCCCATCCTGGTGCCGCTGTACACCAGCAACCTACACCATGAAGTGGAGTTAGGAGTGGTCATCGGGAAAGGGGGCACGGCTATCCCCCAGTCCGCCGCTATGGAGCATGTTGCAGGCTACGCTCTGTGCTTGGACATGACAGCCCGCGACATTCAGGACGAGTGCAAGTCCAAGGGACTTCCCTGGACCCTGGCCAAAGCTTTCAACACCTCCTGCCCTGTCAGTGAGTTCATCCCCAAAGAGCGCATCCCTGACCCGGGGAACGTGAAGCTGTGGCTGAAGGTGAACGACCAGCTGCGGCAGAGCGGCTGCACCTCTCAGATGATTTTCTCCATCCTCTATCTCATCAGCTACATCAGCGACTTCATCACCCTGGAGGAGGGGGACCTCATCCTCACCGGGACCCCTAAAGGAGTCTCCGCTGTGCAGGAGCACGATGAGCTGCAGGCTGGGATCGAGGACGTTGTCACCATGAGCTTCAGAGTAGACAGACGGGACCAGTag
- the LOC139300034 gene encoding hydroxyacylglutathione hydrolase, mitochondrial-like isoform X2 produces the protein MLFKSLVGSACTLLGAATAFKFAPVEVKTQAAALLHSSVRKSSLVEQANMKVELLPALSDNYMYLLIDVDSREAAIVDPVEPIKVVEAVRKHGVKLTTVLTTHHHWDHASGNEKMVRLMPGLKVYGGDDRVDAITKKVSHSNNFKLGSLNVKCLFTPCHTTGHICYYVTKENSTEPPAVFTGDTLFVAGCGKFFEGTAEQMHKALIEILGRLPPETRVYCGHEYTVSNLKFARHVEPDNEVIQKKLAWAKVLFLQEKCSDGEPTIPSTLADEFTYNPFMRVKEKSVQDHVKQTDPIETMRCLRKEKDGFRVPKE, from the exons atgtTATTCAAGTCACTCGTAGGGAGTGCCTGCACTCTACTTGGAGCTGCAACAGCCTTCAAATTTG CACCTGTGGAAGTCAAGACCCAAGCAGCTGCTCTCCTTCACAGCTCAGTGAGGAAATCCTCTCTGGTGGAACAAGCAAATATGAAGGTTGAACTTCTCCCAGCACTCAGTGACAACTACATGTACCTCCTGATTGATGTGGACTCCAGAGAAGCAGCTATTGTAGACCCCGTGGAGCCAATAAAG GTTGTGGAAGCTGTCAGGAAACATGGCGTAAAGCTCACCACAGTTCTGACCACTCATCACCACTG GGATCACGCTAGTGGAAATGAGAAGATGGTGAGGCTGATGCCAGGACTGAAGGTCTATGGAGGAGATGACCGAGTTGATGCTATTACAAAGAAAGTTTCTCATTCCAACAATTTCAAA CTTGGATCACTCAATGTCAAATGCCTGTTTACACCCTGTCACACGACTGGTCACATCTGCTACTatgtgacaaaagaaaacagcaccGAGCCaccagctgttttcacag GGGACACGCTGTTTGTGGCCGGTTGTGGTAAATTCTTCGAAGGTACAGCAGAGCAGATGCACAAAGCCTTGATAGAAATTCTGGGACGCCTGCCTCCTGAAACA cgtGTTTACTGCGGTCACGAGTACACTGTCAGCAATCTGAAATTTGCACGTCATGTGGAGCCAGACAATGAAGTCATTCAGAAGAAGCTAGCATGGGCGAAGG ttttatttctgcaggAGAAATGCAGCGATGGAGAACCGACCATCCCGTCCACTTTGGCAGATGAATTCACATATAACCCATTTATGAGAGTAAA aGAGAAGTCCGTGCAAGACCACGTAAAGCAGACAGACCCGATTGAAACCATGAGATGTCTTCGCAAGGAAAAAGACGGCTTCCGGGTGCCGAAAGAGTGA
- the LOC139300157 gene encoding hydroxyacylglutathione hydrolase-like protein, with protein sequence MKVKVISILEDNYMYLVIEEQSKQAVAVDPAVPHRLLEIVKREGVSLTAVLTTHHHWDHARGNEALLKEVPGLRVYGGDDRIGGLTDKVSDAQELKFNSINVRCLFTPCHTSGHMCYFVWEDECTDAPAVFTGDTLFIGGCGRFLEGTAEQMYHNLTQVLGSLPQDTKVFCGHEYTIKNLKFAMLVEPENEKVKEMLSWARARDDDDKPTVPSTLMEEFEYNPFLRLSEEGVQKFTGKTDPIEVLRVLRKEKDKFKKPKERLPPHAMLALEWGLLRP encoded by the exons ATGAAGGTAAAGGTGATCTCCATCCTGGAGGACAACTACATGTACCTGGTGATAGAGGAGCAGAGCAAACAGGCCGTGGCTGTGGACCCTGCTGTGCCTCACcgg ctgcTAGAAATAGTGAAGAGAGAGGGCGTGTCTCTGACAGCTGTTCTCACCACACACCATCACTG GGACCACGCTCGGGGGAACGAGGCTCTGCTGAAGGAGGTTCCTGGGCTGCGGGTGTACGGGGGAGATGATCGTATCGGGGGTCTGACGGATAAAGTCAGCGACGCTCAGGAACTCAAG TTTAACTCCATCAATGTGAGGTGCCTGTTTACTCCCTGCCATACCTCTGGTCACATGTGCTACTTTGTTTGGGAGGATGAGTGCACTGACGCCCCTGCTGTGTTCACAG GGGATACGTTGTTTATTGGTGGATGCGGACGGTTTCTTGAGGGCACGGCAGAGCAGATGTACCACAATCTCACCCAGGTGCTGGGCTCCCTACCTCAAGACACG AAGGTGTTCTGTGGACATGAGTACACCATCAAGAACCTGAAGTTTGCCATGCTGGTGGAGCCAGAGAATGAAAAGGTTAAAGAGATGCTGAGCTGGGCCAGG gccagagatgatgatgacaaaccCACAGTGCCATCTACCCTCATGGAGGAGTTTGAATACAACCCTTTTCTTCGCCTCTC GGAGGAAGGAGTACAAAAGTTCACAGGGAAGACAGACCCCATAGAGGTGCTGAGGGTCCTGCGGAAGGAGAAGGACAAATTCAAGAAGCCCAAGGAGAGACTTCCTCCACACGCCATGTTGGCTTTGGAGTGGGGGCTTCTCAGACCCTGA